The DNA segment GGGTTAAGTAATTTATAGGCATCTTCAATCCCGGCTACATTATGCTGTCCTGTCGTATAAAAAGCCGCAGCTGCTAAAATTAAAATGGATGCATTAATTAGTAGAGCAATAGTTAAAGAAAAAGTAGAATCGATAAATGAAAAACGAATCGCCTCTTTCTTCCCTTCTTTTGTTCGAGCATATTGCCTTGTTTGAACGATGGAAGAATGCAAATATAAATTATGAGGCATTACTGTCGCCCCAAGAATACCAAGCGCGATATAAAGCATTGCTGGATTAGTTACGATTTCTGATTGTGGAATGAATCCTTTGGCAATGGCTTGCATATCAGGATGGGACATCACCATTTCTGCTCCAAAACATACGAGAATTGTAACCATTAGTGTAATGACAATAACTTCTATGTAGCGGAAACCCTTATGCTGTAAGAATAACACGAGAAAAATATCTAATGCTGTAATACAAACGCCCCAAATTAACGGAATTCCAAATAGTAAATTAAGCGCAATTGCACTACCTATCACTTCAGCAATGTCTGTTGCAATAATTGCCAATTCAGCCAAAATCCATAGAACAAAGCCAAATGGTTTTGAAAAATGGTCACTTGATGCTTGAGCTAAATCGCGACCTGTAACGATACCTAATTTTGATGCAAGTGATTGTAATAACACAGCTAAAATATTAGAAATTAAAATAACCGATAATAATGTATAACCGAACTCTGATCCCCCAGCAATAGATGTTGCCCAGTTTCCTGGATCGACATACCCTACTGCAATCAGTGCACCTGGCCCCATAAAGGCAAATAATTTCCGGAAGAATTTTGCGTTTTTAGGAATAGCTACTGAATTATTTACTTCACTTAAGCTGGGAGCATTTTGTGCTTTTCTCCAGCTTTGTTTTGTGCGTTCTGTTTTTTCCTTTTTCATGCTCCCTGACCTTCTTTCGTTTATGGTAAAAAGTTTACTACGGGAAACATTCTTTGTCAAATGAAAAACACAACCATTTTGTGAAGATAATTGGTTGTGTTTTCAAAGATTATTATAAAGCTTCGGTAAGTGTTTTTCTTTTGTTTTTAACTGGATTTAACGTACGTTCGACCCAACCTAGTAATACATCTGCTAGAATAGCCATGACTGCTGTTGGGATTGCACCAGCTAGAATGATTGCAGTACCATTAGTTGCATTGGTTCCGCGGACAATAATATCTCCCAGCCCCCCTGCACCAACGAATGTACCTATTGCAGCAACACCAATAGCAATAACAAGGGCATTTCGAATTCCTGCCATAATAACTGATAATGCAAGTGGCATTTCGATTAAACGAAGAACTTGCCATTTTGTCATTCCCATTGCTTTGCCAGATTCAAGGAGTGCTCCATCGACGTTTCTAATACCTGTGTAGGTGTTTTTAAGAATTGGTAATAAAGAATACAGGAATAACGATAAAACGACTGTATTCGTCCCTAAGCCCATAATAAGCATAAGTACAGCTAACATAGCTAGTGCTGGAATGGTTTGTATAATATTAGCGATTTGAATTACCCAACCAGCTAAGCGTTTTTTCCTAGCAATGTATACTCCGAGTGGTATTGCGATGATTGCAGCGAAGATTACTCCATAAGCGCTCATCAAGAAATGCCGCCAGAACTCTTCCATGACATAACTTCCATTTGTTTGATAATAATCAATTAACTGTTTTAATGTGTCCATCTTTTGGCACCTCCTTAGTTTTTACCTTCAAAGTAATTATTTTTTTCTAGGAATTCTTGCGCTACAATGGATGGTTCTTTTAACTCGCCATCTGATTGATAATTAAGTTTTTGCATTTCTTCTGTAGAAATTTTACCTTTTAATTTATTGATAGTTGTTTTTAATTCAGGATGTTTCTTTAAAATTTCATCTGTTGCTAAAGCAGAAGCATCATATGGTGGGAAGAATTTTTTATCGTCTTTTAATAATTTTAAATTATAAGTTGGAATACGACCATCTGTAGAATAACCAAGCGCCACATCCATTTGATTATTTTTAAGTGCGGTATAAATTAAGCCAATTTGCATTGGGAAGATTTTTTTGAACTCGATATCATATGCTTTTGAGAATGCTTTGTAGCCATCTCCTTCGCGTTCCATCCAAGAATTATCCACTCCAGCAGTAAGCTCGTTTTCCACTTTTCTCATATCACTAACAGTATTTAAATTGTATTTTTTAGCAGTATCTTGTCGTACCATAAATACATAAGTGTTAGCAAAGCCGTAAGAATCAAACCAGGTTTGATGGAAACGTTCTTCAAAGCCTTTTTTAACTGCTGCTAATGCTTTTTCTGGATCTTTAATAGCTTCTTCACCTAGTGGCCCAACTAAGTCAGTTCCAGTGTATCTTGTCGCAGTAATATCTACATCACCATTTAACATAGCTTGGTGTTGTACAATAGTCGATCCAAGATTATTAACGATTTCTACTTTTAAACCGGTATCATGTTCGATTAATTGTTTTAAAATATTAGAAACGATCTGTGATTCCGTTGTGGCCATTGCACCTATGCGGATTGTATCTTTGGAACTCCCTCCAAGTCCTGGTAAAGAACAACTAGACAAGAAAAGAGAACTAGTTAGTAGTAATACGCTGAATAAAGCGATAAATTTTTTCTTCATGCTATTCTCCCCCTTCCCGAGCTTCGCGGATGGCTTTTGGAGTTAAGCGATATTCTAATTTTCCAAGCGCGAATTCTACTATAAGGGCTAAAATGGTTACTGGAATTGCTCCCCCGAGAATTAAATCAGGGCGGTATAAGTTTAAGCCGTTAAAAATAAAGTCTCCAAGTCCCCCAGCTCCAATGTAAGAAGCAAGCGTTGCCCAAGCGATAACATATACTGCTGATAAACGAATACCAGCCATAATAACTGATATGGAGTTAGGAATTTCCACATTAACTATGAGTTGCCAATTCGTCATTCCCATGCCTCTACCAGATTCAATTAAATTTTTATCGACCCCTCTAACACCAATAAAAGTGTTACGTAAGATTGGTAAAAGTGCATAAATAAATAGCGCTATAATTGCCGGTAACGTACCAACGCCAAGTAATGGAATAATAAACGCCAAAATGGCAAGTGACGGAACCGTTTGAAGCACACTCACTACGCCAATGACAAAATTTGCCACTTTAGGTGAACGTGTCAGTAAAATTCCGGCGGGTACAGCAACTGCGATACCTAAAATAACAGCAGATAAGGAGATGAAAAGATGTTGCCATGTTTGAACAAGCAAGTTATGGCCGTTTTCTTGAAAAAATGTAACTATTGCGTCCATAACTTATCCCTCCTGCTTCATTTCTGGTTCTGTCATTTCGGAATCCGCTTGTTCCTCCTGGTTTTCTGTCACATCATCTACAGTGCCCCAAATGGAATCATAAACGATATCTACCAAACTGGCACGGGTTACAATCCCGACAAGACGTTTATCCTTATCAACTACAGGAATATATTTATAACCACGTTTTAAAATACGTTGTACTGTATCTCGCAGTAACGTATCTTCATACACATAAAAGACATTTTTCTCAATAATATCCATTACAGAAGTTGCAGTACGACGATTTAAATCTATTTGTTCTACGTCAATAAAGCCTTTTAATACATTCCCTTCGTCGACTACAAGTAATGTATCCACTCGTTTTTCTTTCATGACGGTAATAGCTGCTTGAAGTGATTTGTCGGCTGTAATAGAAACCGGGTTGGTATTCATGATTTGAGCTACCTGCGTTACATCCGGTTTCGCTTCAATTAAACGATCTTTACCGATAAAATCTTCAACAAACGAATTCGCTGGATTACGCAAAATTTCATCTGGTGTATCAAATTGAACGATTTCACCAGCTTTCATAATAACAATACGATCTGCAAGTTTTATTGCTTCATCCATATCATGAGTAACGAAAATGATAGTTTTGCCAAGTTCTTTTTGTAAATTTTTGAATTCTTCTTGAAGTGAGTCACGCGTGATTGGATCTAATGCTCCGAATGGTTCATCCATTAAAATCAAATTTTGTTCTGCGGCAAGCGCCCTAAGAACTCCAATACGTTGTTGTTGTCCACCACTTAATTCATATGGATAGCGATCTAAGAATTCTTCTGGTAAATCAACTAATTTAATTAATTCTTTAGCGCGTTCTTGTTTTTTCTCTTCAGACCATTTAAGTAATTTTGGTACGAGGACGATATTTTCTCGAATCGTCATATGTGGCATTAAGCCAATTTGTTGAATGACATATCCAATAGAGCGTCTTAATTTTACAGGATCTTCCGCCATGATGTCTTTATCATTAATAAATATTTTTCCTTCTGTTGGCTCAATAAGTCGGTTAATCATCTTCATTGTTGTAGTTTTCCCACAACCACTTGGACCGATAAAACAAACAAATTCCCCTTTATCGATGTTAAGAGTTAGATCATTAACGGCTTTTTTGCCCCCTTTATAAGTCTTCGTTACGTGTTCAAATTTTAACACGCTTATACACCTCCATTTTTCTTTACCACTGTCAAAAAATTGACAATCGATAAATCTTTTCCCTAACCAGTAAAGTTTTAAACTTTTTAAATACAAAAAAACAGCCTAAAGACAGTGTTGCATTCAAACGGAAGTTACTAAACAAGATGGTTTCGTACTTATGGCACGTGTGACATCGATGCTAAACTTGTAATCGTGAAAATGAGCATTGTAATAAGCTGCAATATAGTATTTATTTCATTATAACACACTTAAAAAGGCCCAAAAGCAATTGCTTCTGGACCTTGTGGTTATTTTGGTAAGAATAATTTTGGTGAGGTTTTCAGTAATATCGAAATGATAATACCCGAAACAACGACAGTACCAAGACAGCTTGCCCCGTTCATCACAATGGAGAATAATTGAGCGCCCCAACCTTTGAAAGCATATGCGCCCCAGAATAACACACCTGCAACATAATGCCAAAAATATCTAGCTACTCCTCCAATAATCATAGTCCCCCATGCCCACTGAATCGCTTCTTTTAGTTTGTTTGCAGCTAAATTAATTCGAACCTGTTTACTAAATACACCACTAAATGCAATGAAACTGAATGCTAAAATATATTCAATAATTGCTTGAGATGGCATTAGAATATAAGCTTTACCTGTTAAAAAATGTAACAATCCCCATAAAAGCCCCGCGAATCCAGCCGCCCAAAAGCCTCGTCTAATAGCAATAACATACATTGGAATCATTCCAAGTGAAATGGAGAAACTGGATCCAATGTCTAACGGGATAAAACTTAGTACCATTGCAACTGCTGCAAAAATAGCACATTCTAGTAAAATAATTAATCGTTTGTTTTGCATAAAAAATAAACTCCCCTCTTCTTTTTGGTCAAAAACGTACCCCAGAAGAAAGCAGTTTCTATCGTTAGAAATGCAATCGCCACAATCCCTACGCTCGTATTAACGAACAGGTTCAAAGGGTCAGAATCCAAAAACATACGGATTCAATCTCAGCTAAGAAGCCCCCCCTGTGGTAACGTCTATGAAATTATCGTACATCAATTATTATAGCATGAGATGATTTTTTGTAAAGAATTATTTGTTTTCATTAGTCATTAGTGGAAAATTTAACGGTATATTGTGCTTTTTTTGGAAGTTTGTCAAAAATGAGCTGATAACTATTTTGAATTAACGCCATTTCTATTTTAGGTTCCACATCATATTTTTCGTTTATCACTAAAGTTATCCAATGTTTTTTATTCAAATGATATCCAGGTATTATACTCTGATATTCATCGCGTAATTGATCAATTTTTTCTGGTTGGCATTTAACACTTACGAATAAATCACCATGATACATATGAATAAGCGCAAAAATTTTACCACCAATAGTTAAAGCGTGCATTTTATTGTCAAAAGGAAAAGTTTCTTTAGCACCTTGTAAAGTTAGACAAAGCGCGACTTTTTCTTGTAAAGTTTGCTCGTAATTCATCGGTTTCTCCCCCTTATCTTCCTATTATAACATTTATTTATGCGTGTATGCTTTCTTTGCTACACTAACCATGTTAAAATAGTAGTAATTGTGC comes from the Listeria welshimeri serovar 6b str. SLCC5334 genome and includes:
- a CDS encoding Nramp family divalent metal transporter, yielding MKKEKTERTKQSWRKAQNAPSLSEVNNSVAIPKNAKFFRKLFAFMGPGALIAVGYVDPGNWATSIAGGSEFGYTLLSVILISNILAVLLQSLASKLGIVTGRDLAQASSDHFSKPFGFVLWILAELAIIATDIAEVIGSAIALNLLFGIPLIWGVCITALDIFLVLFLQHKGFRYIEVIVITLMVTILVCFGAEMVMSHPDMQAIAKGFIPQSEIVTNPAMLYIALGILGATVMPHNLYLHSSIVQTRQYARTKEGKKEAIRFSFIDSTFSLTIALLINASILILAAAAFYTTGQHNVAGIEDAYKLLNPTLGSSIASTVFAVALLASGQNSTLTGTLAGQIVMEGFLNIRLKPVVRRLLTRVLAIVPAVIITALYGANGINELLIFSQVILSMQLSFAVIPLVMFTSDKEKMGEFVNPSWLKIISWAVAIFIAILNIYLLFYTITTL
- a CDS encoding ABC transporter permease; protein product: MDTLKQLIDYYQTNGSYVMEEFWRHFLMSAYGVIFAAIIAIPLGVYIARKKRLAGWVIQIANIIQTIPALAMLAVLMLIMGLGTNTVVLSLFLYSLLPILKNTYTGIRNVDGALLESGKAMGMTKWQVLRLIEMPLALSVIMAGIRNALVIAIGVAAIGTFVGAGGLGDIIVRGTNATNGTAIILAGAIPTAVMAILADVLLGWVERTLNPVKNKRKTLTEAL
- a CDS encoding osmoprotectant ABC transporter substrate-binding protein codes for the protein MKKKFIALFSVLLLTSSLFLSSCSLPGLGGSSKDTIRIGAMATTESQIVSNILKQLIEHDTGLKVEIVNNLGSTIVQHQAMLNGDVDITATRYTGTDLVGPLGEEAIKDPEKALAAVKKGFEERFHQTWFDSYGFANTYVFMVRQDTAKKYNLNTVSDMRKVENELTAGVDNSWMEREGDGYKAFSKAYDIEFKKIFPMQIGLIYTALKNNQMDVALGYSTDGRIPTYNLKLLKDDKKFFPPYDASALATDEILKKHPELKTTINKLKGKISTEEMQKLNYQSDGELKEPSIVAQEFLEKNNYFEGKN
- a CDS encoding ABC transporter permease codes for the protein MDAIVTFFQENGHNLLVQTWQHLFISLSAVILGIAVAVPAGILLTRSPKVANFVIGVVSVLQTVPSLAILAFIIPLLGVGTLPAIIALFIYALLPILRNTFIGVRGVDKNLIESGRGMGMTNWQLIVNVEIPNSISVIMAGIRLSAVYVIAWATLASYIGAGGLGDFIFNGLNLYRPDLILGGAIPVTILALIVEFALGKLEYRLTPKAIREAREGGE
- a CDS encoding betaine/proline/choline family ABC transporter ATP-binding protein (Members of the family are the ATP-binding subunit of ABC transporters for substrates such as betaine, L-proline or other amino acids, choline, carnitine, etc. The substrate specificity is best determined from the substrate-binding subunit, rather than this subunit, as it interacts with the permease subunit and not with substrate directly.), translating into MLKFEHVTKTYKGGKKAVNDLTLNIDKGEFVCFIGPSGCGKTTTMKMINRLIEPTEGKIFINDKDIMAEDPVKLRRSIGYVIQQIGLMPHMTIRENIVLVPKLLKWSEEKKQERAKELIKLVDLPEEFLDRYPYELSGGQQQRIGVLRALAAEQNLILMDEPFGALDPITRDSLQEEFKNLQKELGKTIIFVTHDMDEAIKLADRIVIMKAGEIVQFDTPDEILRNPANSFVEDFIGKDRLIEAKPDVTQVAQIMNTNPVSITADKSLQAAITVMKEKRVDTLLVVDEGNVLKGFIDVEQIDLNRRTATSVMDIIEKNVFYVYEDTLLRDTVQRILKRGYKYIPVVDKDKRLVGIVTRASLVDIVYDSIWGTVDDVTENQEEQADSEMTEPEMKQEG
- the thiT gene encoding energy-coupled thiamine transporter ThiT, with the translated sequence MQNKRLIILLECAIFAAVAMVLSFIPLDIGSSFSISLGMIPMYVIAIRRGFWAAGFAGLLWGLLHFLTGKAYILMPSQAIIEYILAFSFIAFSGVFSKQVRINLAANKLKEAIQWAWGTMIIGGVARYFWHYVAGVLFWGAYAFKGWGAQLFSIVMNGASCLGTVVVSGIIISILLKTSPKLFLPK
- a CDS encoding MmcQ/YjbR family DNA-binding protein — encoded protein: MNYEQTLQEKVALCLTLQGAKETFPFDNKMHALTIGGKIFALIHMYHGDLFVSVKCQPEKIDQLRDEYQSIIPGYHLNKKHWITLVINEKYDVEPKIEMALIQNSYQLIFDKLPKKAQYTVKFSTND